The proteins below are encoded in one region of Winogradskyella helgolandensis:
- a CDS encoding transglutaminase domain-containing protein — protein MRLRTSCDLKFEIFEPTPFILMLRPRSGSQQWVEREEYKITPSTPVFEFTDNYGNLCQRLIAQPGMFSISTSSEVVTSNFIDQGFGAPFIEIQNLPDSVLSYLLPSRYCESDRFSEMSATITEGQLMGYNQVSAITNWLRQNIEYLPGSNNQPLSAIQVNDRQFGVCRDLAHLGIALCRSLSIPARIVVGYLHNLQPMDMHAWFEAYIGNRWYTFDATQIGSPGGYVILGFGRDAADVAIFNQFGALVNPIEYLVKVEQHH, from the coding sequence ATGCGTTTACGTACAAGTTGTGACCTAAAGTTTGAGATTTTTGAGCCAACTCCATTTATTCTTATGTTAAGGCCTCGCAGTGGTAGCCAACAATGGGTAGAAAGAGAGGAATATAAAATTACTCCAAGTACACCTGTTTTCGAATTCACGGACAATTATGGCAATCTGTGTCAACGCTTAATTGCCCAGCCTGGAATGTTCTCAATTTCGACGTCTTCAGAGGTTGTAACCTCTAATTTTATAGATCAAGGCTTTGGTGCACCATTTATTGAAATCCAGAATTTACCAGACTCCGTACTTAGTTATCTATTACCAAGTAGATACTGTGAGTCAGATCGTTTTAGTGAAATGAGTGCAACGATTACCGAAGGCCAATTAATGGGCTACAACCAAGTGTCAGCAATTACAAATTGGTTACGCCAAAACATTGAGTATTTGCCTGGCAGTAATAATCAACCCTTATCAGCCATTCAAGTTAATGATAGACAATTTGGCGTATGTAGGGATTTGGCTCATTTAGGGATTGCGCTTTGCCGTAGTTTAAGCATTCCAGCACGTATTGTTGTTGGTTATTTACACAACTTGCAACCAATGGATATGCACGCTTGGTTTGAGGCATATATTGGTAACCGTTGGTACACGTTTGATGCCACTCAAATAGGCTCTCCAGGAGGTTATGTTATTCTTGGTTTTGGTCGTGATGCTGCCGATGTTGCTATTTTTAATCAATTTGGAGCTTTGGTGAATCCAATAGAATATCTTGTTAAAGTTGAACAACACCATTAA